One window of Medicago truncatula cultivar Jemalong A17 chromosome 2, MtrunA17r5.0-ANR, whole genome shotgun sequence genomic DNA carries:
- the LOC11413849 gene encoding zinc transport protein ZntB: MSDAEDQSHSSRNKWQPESYKNHPARDLNSGSDLWTDGLICAFEFVRGKKRPVKSKSSSNITNRPHFDGRYSKMHVPSNGVIFDDDKEVPIFQVGQSHSPEEHGGDHWVPIGWSRISELVQAVQVDAVWSSHQFEFDDSEDDFTAADLAAPYWERPAGPRWWCHVSAGHPAVEAWLSNAQWLHPAVGLALRDESKLISERMKHLLYEVPVRVAGGLLFELLGQSVGDPHVDEDDIPIVLRSWQAQNFLVTVIHIKGPVSKINVLGITEVQELLSTGGYNVPRTAHEVIAQLASRLSRWDDRLFRKSIFGTADEIELKFMNRRTHEDLNFFNIILNQEIRKLSAQVIRVKWSLHARDEIVFELLQHLKGNGARNLLEGIKKSTREMIEEQEAVRGRLFTIQDVMQSTVRAWLQDRSLRVTHNLAVFGGVGVVLTIITGLFGINVDGIPGATNTPYAFGVFTAILIFLGAVLIVVCLVYLGLKTPIAEEQVEVRKLELDEFVKMFQHDAENHAQVRKNVSRNNLPPTAGDAYRRGDFLVIQ, encoded by the exons ATGAGTGATGCAGAAGATCAATCACATTCTTCACGAAACAAGTGGCAACCAGAAAGCTATAAAAATCATCCTGCTAGAGatctcaattctggaagtgacCTTTGGACAGATGGACTTATCTGTGCTTTTGAGTTTGTTCGAGGAAAGAAAAGACCAGTTAAGTCGAAATCCTCGTCAAATATTACAAACAGACCACATTTTGATGGCCGATATTCAAAGATGCATGTCCCTTCAAATGGTGTAatatttgatgatgacaaaGAGGTCCCGATCTTTCAGGTTGGCCAATCTCATTCCCCAGAAGAGCATGGGGGTGATCATTGGGTACCGATTGGATGGTCCAGAATCTCAGAACTTGTCCAAGCAGTTCAAGTTGATGCCGTCTGGTCTTCACATCAATTTGAATTTGACGATTCTGAAGATGATTTTACTGCAGCAGATCTGGCTGCTCCCTATTGGGAGCGTCCAGCTGGGCCTAGATGGTGGTGCCACGTTTCTGCAGGTCACCCTGCTGTTGAGGCTTGGCTCAGCAATGCTCAATGGCTACATCCTGCTGTTGGTTTAGCTTTGAGAGACGAAAGCAAACTTATAAGTGAGCGGATGAAGCACCTTCTCTATGAG GTTCCAGTGAGAGTCGCAGGAGGGCTGCTATTTGAGCTCTTGGGACAATCAGTGGGTGATCCTcatgttgatgaagatgatattcCGATTGTACTTAGGTCTTGGCAAGCACAAAACTTCCTAGTAACTGTAATACATATAAAAGGTCCTGTGTCAAAGATAAATGTTCTCGGTATAACAGAAGTTCAG GAGCTTCTTTCTACTGGAGGATATAATGTGCCAAGAACAGCGCATGAAGTTATAGCACAGCTTGCTTCCCGTCTCTCACGGTGGGACGATAG GTTATTCCGGAAATCTATATTTGGGACAGCAGATGAGATTGAATTGAAGTTTATGAACAG GAGAACCCATgaagatttgaattttttcaatataattttaaatcaaGAAATCAGAAAGTTATCAGCACAG GTTATCAGAGTGAAGTGGTCACTTCATGCAAGAGACGAGATTGTTTTTGAGCTTCTCCAACATCTGAAAGGGAATGGAGCAAGAAACTTGTTGGAAGGAATAAAAAAGAGCACAAGGGAAATGATTGAAGAGCAAGAAGCAGTTCGTGGCCGTCTGTTTACCATTCAAGATGTTATGCAGAGCACTGTTCGAGCTTGGTTGCAG GACAGAAGCCTTAGGGTGACTCATAATTTAGCTGTATTTGGTGGTGTTGGCGTTGTTCTCACCATCATCACTGGTTTGTTTGGTATCAACGTTGATGGAATACCTGGTGCAACAAATACACCATATGCATTTGGTGTCTTCACAGCCATCCTCATCTTTTTAGGAGCAGTGTTGATTGTAGTTTGCCTTGTTTACCTTGGGCTGAAAACCCCCATTGCTGAGGAACAGGTAGAAGTTAGGAAGCTTGAGCTGGATGAATTTGTGAAGATGTTTCAACATGATGCAGAGAATCATGCCCAAGTCAGAAAAAATGTTTCGAGGAATAACTTACCTCCTACAGCTGGTGATGCTTATCGCAGAGGTGATTTTCTTGTGATAcaatag
- the LOC11426596 gene encoding coatomer subunit zeta-1 produces the protein MRRIVDRECKKNSVSFFSDAFSVMSPSKLELNPSVKNILLLDSDGRRVAAKYFSDDWPTNSAKEAFEKLVFNKTQKTNARTEAEITMFENNIIVYKFVQDLHFFVTGSDDENELILSSVLQAFFDSVGLLLRGNVDKKEALENLDLILLCIDEIIDAGIILETTPNTIAGKVGSNSTESGAPLSEQTLSQALASAREHLARSLLK, from the exons ATGAGAAGAATAGTTGACAGAGAGTGTAAGAAGAATTCAGTTTCATTCTTCTCCGACGCTTTCTCCGTCATGTCTCCTTCCAAACTc GAGTTGAACCCTTCTGTGAAGAACATCCTTCTCTTGGATTCTGATGGGAGACGTGTGGCGGCTAAGTATTTCTCAGATGATTGGCCAACCAATAGTGCAAAGGAAGCTTTTGAGAAGCTTGTATTCAACAAGACTCAGAAGACCAATGCTCGCACTGAAG CGGAGATAACAATGTTTGAGAATAACATCATCGTTTACAAGTTTGTCCAAGATCTTCACTTCTTTGTTACCGGGAGTGATGACGAAAACGAGCTTATCTTATCTTCAGTTCTGCAGGCATTTTTTGATTCTGTTGGCCTCCTGCTCAG AGGCAATGTGGACAAGAAGGAAGCACTTGAGAACTTGGACCTCATTCTATTGTGCATTGATGAAATTATTGATGCAGG TATTATTCTTGAAACTACTCCAAATACTATAGCTGGGAAAGTTGGAAGTAATAGTACAGAATCTGGAGCTCCTTTGTCTGAACAG ACACTAAGTCAAGCATTGGCCTCAGCTAGGGAACATCTTGCAAGATCCCTTCTTAAATGA